In Ananas comosus cultivar F153 linkage group 7, ASM154086v1, whole genome shotgun sequence, the sequence gttttaattattatgGTTCTAAGCAGATAACAAAGTTCAAGTGCTCAACAAATACCTCCTCTGAGGTAATGCCAGCCAGAATGCTTACTTGCATTTTAAAAGTCACAAATACTTACTAAAGCATGCATCTAATTCTTTAAACCATCCGTAATTCAAATATTAACGGTTTTTAGGAccgaaaattcttttaaaaaaaaatgaaataatacCCAAAACTagatcaaaatttcatgttttgATGAAGAAGAAAGATAAATTAGCTCTCCCAGGTCGACTTAATGCACACCGATAATAAGTTCTGAATCAATTCTTTTCCACCTGTATCACATTGATGATGCGCCCCAAAGAGAGATCCTTCTCTCCAAGCGACGATGTATACACCTCAAGTTCAAACTACTCAATCTTTGATGAGATATTTAAGTGAGAACAAAGAAACTCAAACAAAGTGACTACTTTAGCTGCACAAAAAAGATCTCAACAAAAGCAACCTGAAATTCAGCTATATAAGCATAAATTTCACCATTTGTATACGCAAAAAGGAAAATATGCTTAATGAGATCAAATAATTTTCCcaaactcaaaaataaaaaaataaaaaaataaaaaaatcctgaactacaaataaaaattgGTCGGCATACCTGAATGATTCCCTTAACACGCCAAACCCCACGGCTATGGACGACGATATGCGAGTCGTCAGGGTGGAGCGCGGCGAGCTCCCTCCTCACCTCCTCGACGGCGACATTGTGGTCGGTGGAGAGCCTCTCGGCCACGACGGCGCGCCCGTCGCCTCCCCTGCGACCGAGCACCGCCCTGGAATCGCCCAGATTGGCGACGTAGAGCGTGTCGTCGGCGATGGCCCCGACGAGGCAACACGACCCGACCGACGCGATCTGCGGGCGCGCCAGCCACGACCGCTTCACCAGGTGCAGGAACTCCTCCTCCGTCGCGTCGAACGCCTTCTTGATCACGTCCGCGGACAATCCCCCCTGCTCCGACGCGAGCCCTAATTTTGCGACGCAGAGCAAACACCAAAATTGTTAGACGAGCGATCTAGGGCGATCTAGGGCGATCTAGGGGAAAGAGGGTTCGGGGTTGATTACGGTCGAGGTGGGGGAAGAGGCGGCTGCTGACGAAGCGGGAGGCCTCGGGGCCGCCATGGCCGTCGTAGACGCCGACGTAGGTGGCGGAGGGGGAGGTGAGCACCTGGCCCTGGTCCTCGAGCGCCGCGTTCGCTTGCACCACCGCGATCGAGAACTCCCCCGACGCGTGCGGCTTCAGCTCCAGGTGCCACAGGAGCCCGTCCCCTCCGCCGAACCCTAACCTCCCGAAGCACCTCTCCAACGGTCGAACGCACGATCGCAAcatcacctcctcctcctcctcctcgtcgttcTCCCTCTCTCCTAGTTCTCCTAGGGTTTGGGGGGTGGGGGTTTgtgcttctcttttctcttctcttctcttctcttctcttattATCGGGAGCGCAACTGGGAATGTGGGAGACGACGTGTGGAACTATTCTTATTCCGACTTTTTCTTATGTTTATGTTATTTCCGCCAACTTATTCTCATTCCCCTTATCCGAAGACGCGGCGCGCATCACCGTCGGATCCAGCACGCTCGCGGGGCGTGCGGACGAGATTGAGTTTCTAAAATGCGGACGCGAGGGATTACGCGTCCGCACCGGGCGGCTTCGGTGCGGATAAAAGGTTCGGCGTGGATAGCGCGTCGAGGAAGAGTGCCTTTTGGTCGTCGCCCTTGCGCTTTTCTTTCGGGGACGTGTTGAGGAGAGAGTGAAGTTTTTGACTATAAATCACACTTTTAGtccttaattaatattttgatttatagTAATTTTTGACTCAGACTCAGTCTCCTACGCTTTTAAAAGCACGAAAGCATCCgtgcttataaattatttttaataataaaatattcaattctGCGATCAGCTCCTTTAGATATGATTTAcgctattagaattatttaaaaattaaagtttatagttttttaattttgtttgtttaCGGAGCaaatagcctcaaaatgaatcgctgaaaatacaaattttaat encodes:
- the LOC109712961 gene encoding probable protein phosphatase 2C 78, which encodes MLRSCVRPLERCFGRLGFGGGDGLLWHLELKPHASGEFSIAVVQANAALEDQGQVLTSPSATYVGVYDGHGGPEASRFVSSRLFPHLDRLASEQGGLSADVIKKAFDATEEEFLHLVKRSWLARPQIASVGSCCLVGAIADDTLYVANLGDSRAVLGRRGGDGRAVVAERLSTDHNVAVEEVRRELAALHPDDSHIVVHSRGVWRVKGIIQVSRSIGDIYLKKPEFSRDPLFQQFVSPLPLKRPVMTAEPSIQIRKLKQHDLFLIFASDGLWEQLSDEAAVDIVFKNPRAGIAKRLVRAALNEAARKREMRYNDIKKIGKGIRRHFHDDITVVVIYLDHRNQIGQSRMNRAYDCTSAPVDIFSFNSDESEDPLRPNVRMDAGWG